A window of Cryptomeria japonica chromosome 3, Sugi_1.0, whole genome shotgun sequence contains these coding sequences:
- the LOC131047934 gene encoding ferritin-like catalase Nec2 has protein sequence MASYAVCCRFLAFICLHFLVFVCVSEGAAELKHKHKHKHRQNGGYRPGPVQATEIDLLEFPLNLEYLEAEFFLFGAFGYGLDQVAPELVSGGPPPTGAVKAHLDPLVQDVIKQFAYQEVGHLRAIKATVKGFPRPHLDLSAQQFAKVFDTAFNTKLNPPFDPYANSVNYLLASYVIPYVGLTGYVGANAYLRSKSAKRLLAGLLGVESGQDAVIRTLLYRIKDEKVAPYKYTVAEFTDRLSTLRNQLGYTRTVDEGLVVKKSLGAEGKVKGNILAGDKYSVAYGRNPAQILRIVYSSGNESIPGGIFPHGGGGNIAKGFLSRLTPHHDLID, from the exons ATGGCTTCTTATGCAGTTTGTTGCAGGTTTTTAGCTTTCATTTGCCTACATTTTCTGGTGTTTGTGTGTGTGAGTGAGGGAGCAGCAGAGTTGAAGCACAAGCACAAGCACAAGCACAGACAGAATGGAGGATACCGTCCTGGGCCAGTTCAGGCTACAGAGATAGATTTGCTTGAGTTTCCTCTGAATTTGGAATACTTGGAGGCAGAGTTTTTCCTGTTTGGAGCCTTTGGATATGGCCTAGATCAGGTTGCTCCTGAGCTGGTTAGTGGAGGGCCTCCTCCCACTGGGGCTGTCAAGGCTCATCTTGATCCCCTGGTGCAAGATGTCATTAAACAATTTGCTTACCAGGAAGTTGGTCATCTCAG ggctataaaggcaACAGTAAAGGGTTTTCCGAGACCCCATCTGGATCTGAGTGCCCAACAATTCGCCAAAGTCTTCGACACTGCATTCAATACCAAATTGAATCCTCCATTTGATCCCTATGCCAACAGTGTCAATTATCTGCTCGCAAGCTACGTTATTCCCTACGTTGGTCTCACAGGCTATGTGGGCGCCAATGCCTATCTCCGCTCCAAATCTGCAAAGCGA CTCCTGGCAGGTCTTCTGGGCGTAGAGTCAGGGCAAGATGCTGTGATTCGAACCCTGCTCTACAGAATCAAGGACGAGAAGGTGGCTCCATATAAATACACAGTGGCTGAATTCACAGACAGACTTTCTACTCTGAGAAATCAGCTTGGGTATACCCGAACAGTGGATGAAGGGCTGGTTGTGAAAAAATCACTGGGAGCAGAAGGAAAGGTGAAGGGCAACATTCTTGCAGGGGATAAGTACTCTGTGGCCTATGGCAGAAACCCTGCTCAGATTCTGAGGATTGTTTACTCTTCTGGTAATGAGTCAATTCCTGGTGGAATATTTCCTCATGGTGGTGGGGGAAACATCGCTAAAGGCTTTCTCAGTCGCCTCACTCCCCatcatgatttgattgattga